A single region of the Demequina sp. genome encodes:
- a CDS encoding aminotransferase class III-fold pyridoxal phosphate-dependent enzyme → MQLCAAPISPPRYVQPGLEDRWARICPDPSVLFGREPAPASGPSAAELAVAREAVVATVQEHYYERPPRIERGWRHHLFDDHGRGYLDMVNNVAILGHGEPRVADAVSRQLRLLNTNSRFNYAAIVEFSQALARRCPPGLDQVFLVNSGSEAVDLAIRIARAATGRPDVVAITEAYHGWTVGADALSTSLGDNPRALGTRPEWVKLLPTPNAYRGAHPGADAGRYAPEAAQLIAALPEPPAALVCEPIFGNGGGILLPHGYLRDVYAAIRARGGLCVSDEVQVGYGRLGEHFWGFEQQGVVPDIIAVAKAMGNGHPLGAVITTREIAARFAVEGSFFSSAGGSPVSCVVGSTVLRAMEEDGLQERARVVGLELADGLRALAARHPRLGAVHGMGLYLGVEIGGPDSPDPEGAREICDAMLDEGVIVQPTGDHKNVLKIKPPLTLDLPGVARFLAALDHVLTMSDARARL, encoded by the coding sequence GTGCAGTTGTGCGCCGCGCCCATCAGCCCGCCCCGCTATGTGCAGCCAGGCCTCGAGGACCGCTGGGCGCGAATCTGTCCCGACCCCTCGGTGCTGTTCGGGCGGGAACCGGCCCCAGCGTCGGGCCCAAGCGCGGCGGAACTGGCCGTGGCGCGCGAGGCGGTTGTCGCGACCGTGCAGGAGCACTACTACGAGCGGCCGCCGCGAATTGAGCGCGGCTGGCGGCACCACCTGTTCGACGACCACGGCCGCGGCTACCTGGACATGGTGAACAACGTCGCGATCCTTGGGCACGGCGAGCCGCGCGTTGCGGATGCGGTGTCGCGGCAGCTGCGGCTGCTCAACACGAACTCGCGGTTCAACTATGCGGCGATCGTGGAGTTCAGCCAGGCGCTCGCGCGGCGATGCCCGCCGGGGCTGGACCAGGTGTTTCTGGTGAATTCCGGTTCCGAGGCGGTGGACCTCGCGATCCGGATTGCGCGCGCGGCCACGGGGCGGCCCGATGTGGTCGCGATCACCGAGGCGTACCACGGGTGGACCGTTGGAGCCGATGCCCTCTCGACCTCTCTTGGCGACAACCCGCGAGCGCTTGGGACGCGGCCGGAGTGGGTCAAGCTGCTGCCGACGCCCAACGCGTACCGGGGCGCGCACCCCGGCGCGGACGCCGGCCGATACGCGCCCGAGGCCGCCCAGCTCATCGCCGCGCTGCCCGAGCCGCCCGCGGCCCTCGTGTGCGAGCCGATCTTCGGCAACGGGGGAGGGATTCTGCTGCCCCACGGGTATTTGCGGGACGTCTACGCGGCGATCCGCGCTCGCGGCGGGCTGTGCGTGAGCGACGAGGTGCAGGTGGGATACGGGCGGCTCGGCGAGCACTTCTGGGGGTTCGAGCAGCAGGGCGTGGTGCCGGACATCATCGCGGTGGCAAAGGCGATGGGCAACGGGCATCCGCTTGGCGCGGTCATCACGACGCGGGAGATCGCTGCCCGCTTTGCGGTGGAGGGGTCGTTCTTCTCATCCGCCGGCGGGTCGCCGGTCTCATGCGTGGTGGGGTCAACCGTGCTGCGCGCGATGGAGGAGGACGGACTGCAGGAGCGCGCGCGGGTGGTGGGGCTGGAGCTTGCCGACGGCCTGCGTGCCCTGGCCGCGCGCCACCCCAGGTTGGGCGCGGTGCACGGGATGGGGCTGTACCTGGGAGTGGAGATCGGCGGGCCCGACTCTCCCGATCCCGAGGGTGCGCGCGAGATCTGCGACGCGATGCTCGACGAGGGCGTCATCGTGCAGCCTACGGGCGACCACAAGAACGTGCTGAAGATCAAGCCGCCGCTGACTTTGGACCTGCCTGGCGTGGCACGGTTCTTGGCGGCGCTGGATCATGTGCTCACCATGTCCGACGCTCGGGCCAGGTTGTAG
- a CDS encoding MarR family transcriptional regulator yields the protein MDSSQRRLIVDLISATSRLTRIAAVASGNTTPASQWRILGVLESDGPARIGEIAAALRISQPAITQYAPTLEEQRLVSRAADPHDARATVLTITREGRQALADWRAELAGAVAPLLSDLSDDDWAAISRTVEILGASA from the coding sequence ATGGACAGTTCCCAGCGGCGCCTGATCGTCGACCTCATCTCCGCCACCAGTCGCCTCACGCGCATCGCCGCCGTGGCGTCCGGCAACACCACGCCCGCGAGCCAATGGCGCATCCTCGGGGTTCTCGAGAGCGACGGACCCGCGCGCATCGGCGAGATCGCAGCCGCGCTGCGCATCAGCCAGCCGGCCATCACCCAGTACGCCCCCACCCTTGAAGAGCAGCGCCTCGTCTCCCGCGCCGCCGATCCGCACGACGCGCGCGCCACCGTCCTGACCATCACCCGCGAGGGCCGCCAGGCCCTCGCCGATTGGCGCGCCGAGCTTGCGGGCGCCGTGGCCCCGCTGCTCTCGGACCTGAGCGACGACGACTGGGCGGCCATCTCCCGCACCGTGGAGATCCTCGGAGCCTCGGCATGA
- a CDS encoding MFS transporter: protein MNVLKNQPKSVWAVAFACVVAFMGIGLVDPILPAISKNLGASAAQTEMLFTSYLAVTGVMMFFTSWISGKIGARKTLLVGLALIVIFATLAGASDTVGQIIGLRAGWGLGNALFISTALATIVGSAVGGSEAAIVLYEAALGLGIAIGPLLGGLLGNVSWRAPFFGTAALMAIAFIAIISLIRTDPVARVPVKLSAPFRALAVPGLQRLAIAALFYNIGFFVLLAYSPYPLGFSAIGLGLTFCAWGIMLAITSVWVAPALTHRFPRTRVLYTTLVLLAVLLGVTALVVGSPPALVACIVVGGALLGVMNTVLTESVMEATDLPRTVASSAYSGVRFIGGAAAPPLAAALAARAGDWLPYTVAAVSVLIAATVVFVSREVLARVDHVHEDALEEAQAITAGEVV, encoded by the coding sequence ATGAACGTCCTCAAGAACCAGCCGAAGTCCGTGTGGGCGGTCGCCTTCGCATGCGTGGTCGCGTTCATGGGCATCGGCCTCGTGGACCCCATCCTGCCTGCTATCTCCAAGAATCTGGGCGCCAGTGCGGCGCAGACAGAGATGCTCTTCACCTCGTACCTGGCCGTCACCGGCGTGATGATGTTCTTCACCTCCTGGATCTCCGGAAAGATCGGCGCGCGCAAGACCCTGCTCGTGGGGCTAGCGCTCATCGTGATCTTCGCGACCCTCGCCGGGGCGTCGGACACCGTGGGCCAGATCATCGGACTGCGCGCCGGATGGGGCCTGGGAAACGCCCTGTTCATCTCCACCGCGCTCGCCACCATCGTGGGCTCCGCCGTAGGCGGCTCCGAGGCCGCGATCGTGCTCTACGAGGCCGCGCTCGGTCTTGGCATCGCGATCGGACCGCTCCTTGGCGGCCTTCTCGGCAACGTCAGCTGGCGCGCGCCGTTCTTCGGCACCGCGGCGCTCATGGCCATCGCCTTCATCGCGATCATCTCGCTCATCCGCACCGACCCCGTTGCTCGAGTCCCCGTCAAGCTCTCGGCGCCGTTCCGCGCGCTCGCCGTGCCAGGGCTGCAACGCCTCGCGATCGCCGCGCTGTTCTACAACATCGGCTTCTTCGTGCTCCTGGCCTACTCGCCGTATCCACTGGGCTTCAGCGCCATCGGGCTCGGCCTGACGTTCTGCGCGTGGGGCATCATGCTCGCGATCACGAGCGTGTGGGTCGCTCCAGCCCTGACGCATCGCTTCCCGCGCACCCGCGTGCTCTACACGACGCTCGTGCTGCTCGCGGTGCTGCTCGGCGTGACCGCACTGGTCGTGGGCTCGCCGCCCGCGCTCGTGGCGTGCATCGTGGTCGGCGGCGCGCTGCTCGGCGTGATGAACACGGTGCTCACCGAGTCCGTGATGGAGGCCACCGACCTGCCCCGCACCGTCGCGTCCTCCGCCTACTCCGGCGTGCGGTTCATCGGCGGCGCAGCTGCCCCTCCGCTCGCCGCGGCGCTCGCCGCCCGGGCGGGCGATTGGCTCCCCTACACGGTCGCCGCCGTCTCGGTGCTGATCGCCGCCACGGTCGTCTTCGTGTCGCGCGAGGTCCTCGCCCGGGTGGACCACGTCCACGAGGACGCGCTCGAGGAGGCCCAGGCCATCACCGCAGGCGAGGTCGTGTAA
- the crcB gene encoding fluoride efflux transporter CrcB, with protein MTAPLFLLLALAGGVGAAARFLLDGAIKSRTDGTLPWGTIAINLTGSFLLGLLTGAVAANALPDGWGIVVGTGFLGGYTTFSTASFETVRLMQERKCAAATVNGLGVLVAATLAAGAGLWLGSQF; from the coding sequence ATGACCGCACCCCTGTTCCTGCTGCTCGCCCTCGCGGGAGGCGTCGGCGCTGCCGCGCGTTTCCTGCTCGACGGCGCGATCAAGTCCCGCACCGACGGCACCCTGCCCTGGGGCACCATCGCCATCAACCTCACGGGCTCGTTCCTCCTCGGCCTCCTGACGGGCGCGGTCGCGGCTAACGCACTGCCCGACGGCTGGGGCATCGTCGTCGGCACCGGCTTCCTAGGCGGCTACACCACCTTCTCCACGGCGAGCTTCGAGACGGTGCGCCTCATGCAGGAGCGCAAGTGCGCGGCGGCGACGGTCAACGGCCTTGGCGTGCTCGTGGCCGCAACCCTGGCAGCGGGCGCAGGTCTGTGGCTCGGCTCGCAGTTCTAG
- a CDS encoding phosphotransferase → MDAARAQQVAEEEFGLTVARLTELGGNEDLNFLAVTPEGARYVVKASATPRSALEAQSAALEFLAEAVATFDVPSPRLTIDGEAVVEIEGTHPFVRVISYVPGEMSVGSRRIVPGVGTALGSVSGEMVAKLASFSHPGLVEGGDWDLREAPRVVAGDPSLGSLLAASLERTARLALPVQVIHGDLTEDNVVLGEDQDFAGVIDFGDLAPSWAVAELAVTLTSLLAHDGPVMAEVLDAVAAFHARRPLALDEARAIWPLVVRRALVLEAGAARVLAADPENTYAIARRPFERLVLSRALALPYDEAELLMLDAVGLLPRREAPLVRMFAGLGDLPGLDLSVTSPLHDGGKWLTRPNPEDLPECVTRYGAPQLVPDAATGVVPRSIPLGMGAVLAPGKAVFAPAHALIRSAGDGAMVLALVDGGWVNLLGVDPEVEAGTTVPAAR, encoded by the coding sequence GTGGACGCGGCGCGAGCTCAGCAGGTTGCCGAGGAGGAGTTCGGGCTCACTGTTGCGCGCCTCACGGAGCTTGGCGGCAACGAGGACCTGAACTTTCTTGCGGTGACGCCCGAGGGTGCGCGGTACGTGGTCAAGGCGTCCGCGACTCCGCGATCCGCGCTCGAGGCGCAGTCGGCGGCCCTCGAGTTCCTCGCCGAGGCGGTGGCTACGTTCGATGTGCCGTCGCCGCGCCTGACCATCGACGGCGAGGCCGTGGTCGAGATTGAGGGCACGCACCCGTTCGTGCGGGTGATCTCCTATGTGCCAGGCGAGATGAGCGTCGGCTCCCGGCGCATCGTGCCCGGTGTCGGCACGGCGCTCGGCTCGGTCTCCGGCGAGATGGTCGCCAAGCTGGCGTCGTTCTCCCATCCTGGGCTCGTCGAGGGCGGCGACTGGGACCTCCGTGAGGCCCCGCGCGTGGTGGCGGGCGATCCGTCGCTCGGGTCACTGCTCGCCGCGAGCCTTGAGCGCACCGCGCGGCTCGCGCTACCGGTGCAGGTCATCCACGGTGACCTCACGGAAGACAACGTGGTGCTCGGCGAGGATCAGGACTTCGCTGGCGTGATCGACTTCGGCGACCTCGCCCCAAGCTGGGCCGTGGCGGAGCTCGCGGTCACCCTCACGTCCCTCCTTGCGCACGATGGCCCGGTCATGGCCGAGGTGCTCGACGCCGTGGCCGCCTTCCACGCGAGGCGTCCCCTCGCGCTCGACGAGGCGCGGGCGATCTGGCCGCTTGTTGTGCGAAGGGCTCTCGTCCTCGAGGCGGGCGCGGCGCGGGTGCTCGCCGCCGATCCGGAGAACACCTATGCAATCGCGCGGCGGCCGTTTGAGCGGCTGGTGCTCTCGCGCGCCCTCGCCCTCCCGTACGACGAGGCGGAGCTGCTGATGCTCGACGCCGTGGGCCTTCTGCCGCGCAGGGAGGCGCCGCTCGTGCGCATGTTCGCGGGCCTCGGCGACCTCCCGGGGCTGGACCTGTCCGTGACGTCACCGCTGCACGACGGAGGCAAGTGGCTCACGCGCCCCAACCCCGAGGACCTCCCAGAGTGCGTGACCCGCTACGGCGCGCCCCAGCTTGTGCCCGACGCTGCTACCGGAGTGGTGCCCCGATCCATACCTTTGGGCATGGGGGCGGTGCTCGCGCCGGGCAAGGCGGTGTTCGCACCCGCCCACGCGCTCATCCGCTCGGCGGGGGACGGGGCGATGGTGCTCGCGCTGGTGGATGGCGGCTGGGTCAACCTCCTGGGGGTCGATCCCGAGGTCGAGGCCGGCACCACGGTTCCCGCCGCACGGTGA
- a CDS encoding GNAT family N-acetyltransferase, giving the protein MAEKVVPANEASWDDLQLIFGERGYPHRCQCQRYKMGQAGYAPQPWEARAEALRAQTNCGQPDAVETSGLVLYLDGEPAGWVAVEPRVDYRIFHINEPTATVWRGREQDRGDPDVWSVTCFRVRKEFQGLGLTHPLCAATVPFARERGARILEGYPIITDGAGSITWGEVFVGPLGAFLDAGFTVVHEPSKRRRVVQIKF; this is encoded by the coding sequence ATGGCCGAGAAGGTGGTGCCCGCGAACGAGGCGAGCTGGGATGACCTGCAGTTGATTTTCGGCGAGCGTGGCTACCCGCACCGCTGCCAGTGCCAGCGCTACAAGATGGGGCAGGCGGGGTACGCGCCGCAGCCTTGGGAGGCGCGCGCGGAGGCCTTGCGTGCGCAGACAAACTGCGGCCAGCCCGACGCTGTGGAGACCTCCGGCTTAGTGCTTTACCTGGACGGGGAGCCGGCTGGGTGGGTGGCGGTGGAGCCGCGAGTGGACTACCGAATCTTCCACATCAACGAGCCCACCGCGACCGTCTGGCGCGGGCGCGAGCAGGACCGCGGGGATCCGGACGTGTGGTCCGTGACGTGCTTCCGAGTGCGCAAGGAGTTCCAGGGGCTTGGGCTGACGCATCCGCTCTGCGCCGCGACCGTGCCGTTTGCGCGGGAGCGTGGGGCGCGGATTCTCGAGGGGTATCCCATCATCACCGACGGTGCGGGCAGCATCACGTGGGGTGAGGTGTTCGTGGGGCCGCTGGGGGCGTTCCTCGATGCGGGGTTCACGGTGGTGCACGAGCCGTCGAAGCGGCGTCGCGTTGTGCAGATCAAGTTCTGA
- a CDS encoding ABC transporter ATP-binding protein, with translation MTAVQNLTVELPGGVVGLVGANGAGKSTLIKMLLGLIPPTSGGATILGFDCLKDGLKIREVVGYMPESECLPLDVSATEFLVHMARMSGLPASSARERAADTLRHVGLYEERYRPIGGYSTGMKQRVKLAQALVHDPKLVFLDEPTNGLDPAGRDDMLGLIARVSSDFGISVVVTSHLLGELERISDHIVVIDGGVLQRSTSTAEATQLSGTLLVEVTDKADVVMARLRDQGAAVAAARAPGSFAVELTDERVPAAVVAIVAELGVGLVRLQRRRHHLSEIFAATGSTASGAGEARP, from the coding sequence GTGACCGCCGTGCAGAACCTCACGGTGGAGCTGCCCGGCGGCGTGGTTGGCCTCGTCGGCGCGAACGGCGCCGGCAAGTCGACGCTCATCAAGATGCTGCTCGGCCTCATTCCCCCCACCTCGGGCGGCGCGACCATCCTCGGCTTCGACTGCCTCAAGGACGGCCTCAAGATTCGCGAGGTCGTCGGGTACATGCCGGAGAGCGAATGCCTCCCGCTCGACGTCTCTGCGACCGAGTTCCTCGTGCACATGGCCCGCATGTCCGGCCTGCCCGCGTCGAGCGCGCGCGAGCGTGCCGCGGACACCCTTCGTCATGTGGGCCTCTACGAGGAGCGATACCGGCCCATCGGCGGCTATTCGACCGGCATGAAGCAGCGCGTCAAGCTTGCACAGGCGCTCGTTCACGACCCCAAACTGGTGTTCCTCGACGAGCCGACGAACGGCCTTGACCCCGCCGGTCGCGACGACATGTTGGGACTGATCGCCAGGGTCAGCTCCGACTTCGGCATCTCCGTGGTGGTGACGAGCCACCTCCTGGGGGAGCTCGAGCGCATCAGCGACCACATAGTCGTCATCGACGGGGGCGTGCTGCAGAGGTCTACGTCGACCGCGGAGGCGACCCAGCTGAGCGGCACCCTCCTCGTGGAGGTCACCGACAAGGCCGACGTCGTGATGGCGAGGCTTCGCGACCAAGGTGCGGCCGTGGCCGCGGCCCGCGCGCCGGGCAGCTTCGCGGTCGAGCTCACCGACGAGCGCGTTCCCGCCGCGGTCGTGGCGATCGTCGCCGAGCTCGGCGTTGGCCTGGTGCGACTGCAGCGGCGCCGCCACCACCTGTCCGAGATCTTTGCAGCAACTGGATCGACCGCGAGCGGCGCCGGGGAGGCGCGGCCATGA
- a CDS encoding ABC transporter permease subunit yields MTTQPNGAVPNDSVIHDIGFRHYDGPRLGRGWAFRSLLLETLRGAFGLGRPAKVKIMPWVLIGLICAPAIIIVAVTIFTSSAELPLSYTQYPFAMSLLVSLFLAGRAPYAVSRDLRDGTMPLYLSRPIKRQDYVYAKLLGLAAAVWIFVSAPVTILFIGALLAKFPVRQQIFGWLGGLLAGALLALLISAIALALASLTKRRGLGVAAVLATLVLLNGFVAVLVSVVNMQASETAGSYFAVLDPYLLVDGLIAGWLGVDPLNGIAQPDGAIGAAFFTLAFVVILAGAVAFLLRRFRKVGGV; encoded by the coding sequence ATGACGACGCAGCCCAACGGTGCTGTTCCAAACGACAGCGTCATCCACGACATCGGCTTCCGCCACTACGACGGGCCGCGCCTTGGCCGCGGCTGGGCGTTCCGCTCGCTCCTGCTCGAGACGCTGCGCGGGGCCTTCGGCTTGGGCCGCCCCGCGAAGGTGAAGATCATGCCGTGGGTGCTCATCGGCCTCATCTGCGCGCCGGCGATCATTATCGTCGCCGTCACGATCTTCACCAGCTCTGCGGAGCTGCCCCTGAGCTACACGCAGTACCCGTTCGCGATGTCGCTGCTCGTCTCGCTGTTCCTTGCCGGCCGCGCGCCCTACGCGGTGTCGCGCGACTTGCGTGACGGCACCATGCCGCTGTATCTGTCGCGGCCCATCAAGCGCCAGGACTACGTCTACGCGAAGCTGCTCGGTCTCGCGGCGGCCGTGTGGATCTTCGTCTCCGCACCCGTCACCATCCTCTTCATCGGCGCGCTGCTCGCGAAGTTCCCCGTGCGTCAGCAGATCTTCGGCTGGCTTGGCGGCCTGCTCGCGGGCGCCCTCTTGGCGCTGCTCATCAGCGCGATTGCGCTCGCGCTCGCATCGCTGACCAAGCGCCGCGGACTGGGCGTGGCGGCGGTGCTCGCCACCCTGGTGCTGCTCAACGGGTTCGTCGCGGTGCTGGTCTCCGTGGTCAACATGCAGGCCTCGGAGACGGCCGGCTCGTACTTCGCGGTGCTGGATCCGTACCTGCTCGTGGACGGGCTCATCGCCGGGTGGCTGGGCGTGGATCCGCTCAACGGCATTGCCCAGCCCGACGGCGCGATCGGCGCGGCCTTCTTCACCCTGGCGTTCGTGGTGATCCTCGCCGGTGCCGTCGCCTTCCTTCTGCGCCGATTCAGGAAGGTGGGGGGCGTATGA
- a CDS encoding NAD(P)-dependent alcohol dehydrogenase, translating to MSQAFAVAATSKDGPLERITIERREVGPADVRIEIQYSGICHSDIHHARGEWGEITYPQVVGHEIVGVVAEVGDDVTKHSVGDRVGVGCMVNSCRTCENCLAGMENYCLNGNTGTYGSVDRDGTKTQGGYASHIVVDQDFVLRIPDALDMAKAAPLLCAGITTYSPLRHWKVGPGSKVAVVGMGGLGHMGVKLAHALGAHVTVLSRTLAKEEDGRKLGADDYRATEDPQTFKDLKNTFDLILNTVSAQVDINAYARLLRLDGTIVNVGAPPEPLPVRVFALMNNRRSFAASGIGSIGETQEMLDFCAEHGVAPETELIGADDINVAWKRVLDADVRYRFVIDAATFAP from the coding sequence ATGTCTCAAGCCTTCGCCGTTGCCGCAACGTCCAAGGACGGACCCTTGGAGCGCATCACGATCGAGCGCCGAGAGGTGGGCCCCGCAGACGTCCGCATCGAGATCCAGTACTCGGGAATCTGTCACTCCGATATTCACCACGCCCGCGGTGAGTGGGGCGAGATCACCTACCCGCAGGTTGTGGGTCACGAGATTGTGGGCGTCGTCGCAGAGGTTGGCGACGACGTGACGAAGCACTCGGTGGGTGATCGCGTGGGCGTCGGCTGCATGGTCAACTCGTGTCGCACCTGCGAGAACTGCCTCGCGGGGATGGAGAACTACTGCCTCAACGGCAACACCGGCACCTACGGCAGCGTGGACCGTGACGGCACAAAGACCCAAGGTGGCTATGCGAGCCACATCGTCGTGGATCAGGACTTCGTGCTGCGCATCCCCGACGCCCTCGACATGGCGAAAGCGGCCCCGCTGCTGTGCGCGGGGATCACGACCTATTCGCCGCTGCGCCACTGGAAGGTGGGCCCGGGTTCCAAGGTCGCGGTTGTCGGCATGGGCGGCCTTGGGCACATGGGCGTCAAGCTCGCCCATGCCCTCGGCGCGCACGTGACGGTGCTGTCCCGAACGCTCGCCAAGGAGGAGGACGGCCGGAAGCTCGGCGCCGACGACTACCGCGCCACCGAGGACCCCCAGACCTTCAAGGACCTCAAGAACACGTTCGATCTCATCCTCAACACCGTCTCCGCCCAGGTGGACATCAACGCATACGCGCGGCTGCTCCGGCTGGACGGCACCATCGTCAACGTTGGCGCTCCGCCGGAGCCGCTGCCCGTGCGTGTCTTCGCACTGATGAACAACCGGCGCTCGTTCGCGGCCTCCGGAATTGGCAGCATCGGTGAGACCCAAGAGATGCTCGACTTCTGCGCCGAGCATGGGGTGGCGCCGGAGACGGAACTGATCGGCGCGGACGACATCAACGTGGCGTGGAAGCGCGTCCTCGACGCCGATGTGCGCTACCGGTTCGTGATCGACGCCGCCACTTTCGCGCCCTAG
- a CDS encoding DUF1761 domain-containing protein produces the protein MDWLTFEGINWLAVAVAFVVSFAFGWWYYSSAGVWKVWKRAANVTDEAVENANVGVAFGGTILANVLGVIVLAMLMAAVGADTWLDGLVLGAIVGLVYRAGAHALHNGFAQRSPLVTVLDGIHDVVGLAIAGVILGLF, from the coding sequence ATGGACTGGCTCACGTTTGAGGGAATCAATTGGCTCGCGGTGGCTGTCGCCTTCGTCGTGAGTTTCGCGTTCGGGTGGTGGTACTACTCGTCCGCAGGTGTGTGGAAGGTGTGGAAGCGCGCCGCCAACGTGACCGACGAGGCGGTGGAGAACGCAAACGTGGGGGTCGCGTTCGGCGGCACCATCCTCGCGAACGTGCTCGGCGTGATCGTGCTCGCGATGCTCATGGCCGCGGTTGGCGCGGATACCTGGCTCGATGGGCTCGTGCTCGGCGCGATCGTCGGCCTCGTGTACCGAGCGGGCGCGCACGCGCTGCACAACGGGTTTGCCCAGCGCTCACCGCTCGTGACCGTGCTCGATGGGATTCATGACGTGGTGGGGCTCGCCATTGCCGGCGTGATTCTGGGCCTCTTCTGA
- a CDS encoding DUF1761 domain-containing protein — MAWFDLGDVRWVGVLVASLAAFLVGFLWFHERALGAAWARLAGLDLDAQREGRVRRLAIGFAITLVTVVFMNVLMAELLVTSVVQGALFGAAIGLVMRLLNQVFHDLFEDRPWGLTAIDGLHDVLALAAAGAVLGAFL; from the coding sequence ATGGCCTGGTTTGATCTTGGCGACGTGCGGTGGGTGGGGGTTCTCGTCGCGTCGCTCGCCGCGTTCCTGGTGGGCTTTCTGTGGTTCCACGAGCGCGCTCTCGGCGCCGCTTGGGCGCGGCTCGCGGGGCTCGACCTGGACGCTCAACGCGAGGGCAGGGTGCGCCGGCTGGCCATCGGCTTCGCCATCACCCTCGTCACGGTCGTCTTCATGAACGTGCTGATGGCTGAGCTGCTTGTGACCTCGGTGGTGCAGGGCGCGCTGTTTGGCGCTGCGATCGGCCTCGTGATGCGCCTGCTCAACCAGGTGTTCCACGACCTCTTCGAGGACCGACCCTGGGGGCTGACCGCCATCGACGGTCTGCATGACGTTCTCGCCCTCGCCGCTGCCGGAGCGGTGCTTGGGGCGTTCCTGTAG
- a CDS encoding ABC transporter ATP-binding protein has product MSTIELKGVSRWFGNVVAVNDVTMTIGPGVTGLLGPNGAGKSTLLGMMSGFLPPSSGTVTIDGVTVWRNPAMYSDIGLVPEAEAMFDTMTAEEFVLANARLHGLAEPQSATLAALEQVELLDARDRRVGTFSKGMKQRVKMATALVHEPKVLLLDEPFNGMDPRQRMHLLALLERLGDNGHTVLFSSHILEEVEDVAGTIEVVVAGRQAASGDFRSIRRLMTERPHQYSLSSSNNRALAAAIISDGSADAVSLTPTGLDVQASDFGRFVHALPRIARDAQISLFDVTPADESLESVFAYLVAR; this is encoded by the coding sequence ATGAGCACCATCGAGCTCAAGGGGGTCTCCCGCTGGTTCGGAAACGTCGTCGCGGTCAACGACGTGACGATGACCATCGGCCCCGGCGTCACGGGCCTCCTCGGCCCCAATGGCGCGGGCAAGTCCACGCTGCTGGGGATGATGAGCGGATTCCTGCCCCCCTCGTCGGGCACCGTCACGATCGACGGCGTGACCGTGTGGCGCAATCCCGCCATGTACAGCGACATCGGCCTTGTCCCAGAGGCCGAGGCGATGTTCGACACCATGACCGCCGAAGAGTTCGTACTCGCAAACGCACGGCTGCACGGACTCGCGGAGCCCCAGTCGGCCACTCTCGCCGCGCTCGAGCAGGTGGAGCTCCTCGACGCGCGGGACCGCCGCGTCGGCACGTTCTCCAAGGGCATGAAGCAGCGCGTCAAGATGGCGACGGCCCTGGTACACGAGCCCAAGGTGCTCCTGCTCGACGAGCCGTTCAATGGCATGGACCCGCGCCAGCGCATGCACCTTCTCGCCCTCCTCGAGCGCCTCGGGGACAACGGGCACACCGTACTGTTCAGCAGCCACATCCTCGAGGAGGTCGAGGACGTCGCGGGCACCATCGAGGTGGTCGTCGCCGGCCGCCAGGCCGCGTCCGGCGACTTCCGCAGCATCCGGCGCCTCATGACCGAGCGCCCCCACCAGTATTCGCTGTCCTCGAGCAATAACCGCGCGCTCGCCGCGGCGATCATCTCCGACGGCTCCGCGGACGCGGTGAGCCTCACGCCCACGGGCCTCGACGTTCAGGCCTCGGACTTCGGCCGGTTCGTGCACGCCCTCCCCCGGATCGCGCGGGACGCGCAGATCTCGCTGTTCGACGTCACACCGGCCGACGAGTCCCTCGAGAGCGTCTTCGCCTACCTGGTGGCGCGATGA
- a CDS encoding CrcB family protein — MSDTPHGVDAEFAGLPHDPDIEVEDSDAGPTRPLHFRPAYLALVFAGGAVGTSAREALSLAFPAVNGIPVTIFAINVAGAFLLGVLLESLVRRGPDHGRRRTLRLLLGTGFMGGFTTYSALATDAAHLIGDGRAGAGVAYGLATVLIGAVATWAGIGLGVLTHGPSRAERA; from the coding sequence ATGAGCGACACCCCGCACGGCGTTGACGCGGAGTTCGCAGGTCTCCCTCACGACCCAGACATCGAGGTCGAAGACTCGGACGCCGGCCCTACGCGGCCCCTCCACTTCCGCCCCGCGTATCTCGCGCTCGTCTTCGCCGGGGGCGCGGTCGGCACCAGCGCCCGCGAGGCACTGAGCCTCGCGTTCCCCGCCGTCAACGGCATCCCGGTGACGATCTTCGCCATCAACGTCGCGGGCGCATTCCTGCTTGGTGTGCTCCTGGAGAGCCTCGTGCGCCGCGGACCCGATCATGGCCGACGCCGCACGCTCCGGCTGTTGCTCGGCACCGGATTCATGGGTGGCTTCACCACCTACAGCGCGCTCGCGACCGACGCCGCGCATCTCATCGGGGACGGGCGCGCGGGGGCTGGGGTGGCGTACGGCCTCGCGACGGTGCTGATCGGCGCTGTCGCCACGTGGGCCGGCATCGGCCTCGGCGTGCTCACCCACGGCCCCAGCAGGGCGGAGCGGGCATGA